A window of the Brassica oleracea var. oleracea cultivar TO1000 chromosome C1, BOL, whole genome shotgun sequence genome harbors these coding sequences:
- the LOC106312050 gene encoding thioredoxin-like protein HCF164, chloroplastic translates to MAAARLVFSLSLPSSTHGINRKFQPFLLTQTVAPSRVRALRCQANPESSEPQEKLVVDNGSTSETSPATKEASSGFPESPNRDVNRRVAVASVVAALALFLSTRLDFGISLKDLTASALPYEEALSNGKPTVVEFYADWCEVCRELAPDVYKIEQQYKDKVNFVMLNVDNTKWEQELDEFGVEGIPHFAFLDRQGNEEGNVVGRLPRQYLVENVNALAAGKQSIPHARAVGQYSSAEARKVHQVTDPLSHG, encoded by the exons ATGGCAGCAGCTCGCTTAGTGTTTTCGTTAAGCCTTCCATCATCTACTCACGGAATCAACCGAAAGTTTCAACCTTTTCTCCTAACTCAAACAGTAGCTCCTTCTCGAGTTCGTGCTCTTCGTTGCCAAGCGAACCCAGAATCCTCAGAACCCCAG GAGAAATTGGTGGTGGATAATGGGTCAACTAGTGAAACTTCACCTGCGACGAAAGAAGCTTCTTCTGGGTTTCCTGAATCTCCAAACAGGGATGTTAATAGAAGAGTCGCTGTTGCTTCTGTTGTTGCGGCTTTGGCCTTGTTTCTATCGACAAGGCTTGATTTTGGGATCTCCTTGAAGGATTTAACCGCTTCAGCGTTGCCTTACGAGGAG GCTTTGTCGAATGGGAAGCCGACAGTTGTTGAGTTCTATGCTGATTGGTGTGAGGTTTGTCGTGAACTTGCCCCTGATGTTTACAAAATCGAGCAGCAATACAA GGACAAAGTGAACTTTGTGATGCTAAATGTGGACAACACGAAATGGGAGCAAGAGCTGGATGAGTTTGGTGTTGAAGGCATCCCTCATTTCGCATTCCTCGATAGACAAGGCAACGAGGAAGGCAATGTGGTGGGAAGGCTCCCGAGACAGTATCTAGTCGAGAATGTCAACGCCCTTGCAGCCGGGAAACAATCAATTCCGCATGCTCGAGCTGTGGGACAGTACAGTAGCGCCGAGGCCCGTAAGGTGCATCAGGTCACTGATCCCTTAAGCCATGGATAG
- the LOC106328727 gene encoding uncharacterized protein LOC106328727, with protein MRREIVTIQVGEFANFIGSHFWNFQDELLALASDPESDPIFPNHNLDMDVLYRSGENQQGVSTYTPRLLSVNFEVATRWRPSSVILPFLESRLGNLERLGIQRGAMGSYAARKWGFGEEELQDMRENLSNMASKLSPNHSSDSDSDSD; from the exons ATGAGAAGAGAAATCGTGACGATTCAAGTTGGAGAGTTCGCAAACTTCATCGGTTCCCATTTCTGGAACTTCCAG GATGAATTGCTTGCATTGGCGAGTGACCCCGAAAGCGATCCAATCTTCCCAAACCATAATCTTGACATGGACGTCCTCTACCGCTCCGGTGAGAACCAGCAGGGAGTTTCTACATACACTCCTCGTCTGCTTTCAGTCAACTTCGAAG TAGCTACAAGATGGAGACCCTCGAGCGTGATTTTGCCGTTCTTGGAGAGTAGATTGGGGAATCTGGAGAGGCTTGGGATCCAAAGGGGAGCCATGGGATCATATGCGGCAAGGAAGTGGGGATTTGGGGAAGAAGAGCTTCAGGATATGAGGGAGAATCTGTCAAACATGGCATCTAAGCTGAGTCCTAATCACTCTTCGGATTCAGATTCAGATTCAGATTAG